One Peribacillus simplex NBRC 15720 = DSM 1321 genomic region harbors:
- the dmpG gene encoding 4-hydroxy-2-oxovalerate aldolase: protein MRKDVLVTEVALRDGSHVVAHQFTVDQVKNMTGKLSAAGVPYIEVSHGDGLGGSSLQYGFSKVNDIELVEAAVEAAGQSVISVLLIPGIGTIDQLREAALVGAKMARIATHVTEADVSKQHLEAAKHLGMEAIGFLMMSHMASPEKLLEQAILMESYGADAVYVVDSAGSFLPQDVKTRIRLLRSNLNIDIGFHAHNNLSLAVANSLMAIEEGANRIDGSIRCLGAGAGNTQTEVLVAVLDRMGIRTEIDLYKMLDLSEEVGNTIMPKPQEITDSSLIMGYSGVYSSFLLHANKAAKKYGVNARDILMELGRQKVVGGQEDTIIEVAEQMAFQKEGTLR from the coding sequence TTGCGTAAAGATGTATTGGTGACTGAAGTTGCATTGCGGGATGGGAGCCATGTAGTGGCGCATCAATTCACCGTCGATCAAGTAAAGAACATGACTGGGAAACTTAGTGCTGCTGGTGTCCCTTATATTGAAGTGTCGCATGGAGATGGTCTGGGCGGATCATCCTTACAATATGGTTTTTCAAAAGTGAATGATATTGAATTGGTGGAAGCCGCTGTTGAAGCTGCAGGCCAATCGGTTATATCAGTACTTTTAATCCCTGGTATAGGGACAATCGACCAATTAAGAGAAGCCGCTCTCGTTGGGGCGAAAATGGCGCGGATTGCAACCCACGTAACGGAAGCGGATGTCTCAAAGCAACATCTGGAAGCTGCGAAACATCTCGGTATGGAAGCAATCGGGTTTTTAATGATGTCTCACATGGCATCACCGGAAAAACTTCTTGAACAAGCCATTTTAATGGAATCCTATGGAGCGGATGCTGTGTATGTTGTTGATTCAGCAGGATCATTTTTGCCCCAAGATGTGAAGACGCGGATCCGGTTATTAAGATCAAATCTGAATATCGATATTGGTTTTCATGCTCACAATAACCTATCGCTCGCTGTGGCAAATTCACTTATGGCAATTGAAGAAGGGGCGAATAGAATCGATGGCAGCATCCGCTGTCTCGGTGCAGGTGCTGGTAATACCCAGACGGAAGTGCTTGTTGCCGTTCTGGATAGGATGGGTATCCGTACCGAAATTGACTTATATAAAATGCTAGATCTTTCGGAGGAAGTTGGAAATACAATCATGCCCAAGCCCCAGGAAATAACAGACTCGAGTTTAATCATGGGTTATAGTGGCGTGTACTCCAGCTTCTTATTACATGCAAATAAAGCGGCGAAAAAGTATGGAGTTAACGCCCGGGATATTTTGATGGAGCTGGGTCGACAAAAAGTGGTTGGTGGTCAGGAAGATACCATAATTGAAGTAGCTGAGCAAATGGCGTTTCAGAAAGAAGGGACTTTAAGATGA
- a CDS encoding acetaldehyde dehydrogenase (acetylating) — translation MKKLKVGIIGSGNIGTDLMMKIHRSDVLEMSVMIGIDTESEGLKKARMHGHHVIANGMDGFLERPALADILFDATSAKAHVFHCEALKKMNKKLIDLTPAAIGPFIVPSVNLKENLNEAVVNMITCGGQATIPIVHAISQVAQVEYAEIIATISSRSAGPGTRANIDEFTQTTARALEQVGGAKKGKAIILLNPAEPPLIMRDTIHCLLQSDSFDVKAITTSINKMAEKVSEYVPGYRLKTEPIFDGKQITVLLEVKGLGDFLPVYAGNLDIMTASAVKVGEEIAKSQFEHYV, via the coding sequence TTGAAAAAACTAAAAGTAGGCATTATTGGATCAGGGAATATCGGCACGGACTTAATGATGAAAATTCATCGGTCGGATGTTCTCGAAATGTCGGTAATGATTGGTATCGACACGGAATCAGAGGGTTTGAAGAAGGCTAGGATGCACGGACATCATGTCATAGCAAATGGCATGGATGGATTTTTGGAAAGGCCGGCGCTTGCAGACATTTTATTCGATGCAACATCTGCGAAGGCACATGTTTTTCACTGCGAAGCCTTGAAAAAGATGAACAAGAAGTTGATAGACTTGACTCCTGCCGCGATCGGACCGTTTATCGTTCCTTCCGTGAATTTAAAAGAAAATTTGAATGAAGCGGTTGTTAACATGATTACATGCGGCGGTCAGGCGACAATCCCCATCGTTCATGCGATCAGTCAAGTGGCCCAGGTCGAATATGCCGAAATAATAGCCACAATTTCCAGCAGGAGTGCCGGTCCCGGAACCCGGGCTAATATTGATGAGTTCACCCAAACGACGGCAAGGGCCCTGGAACAGGTAGGTGGAGCGAAAAAGGGGAAGGCTATCATTCTGCTGAATCCTGCCGAACCGCCACTCATCATGAGGGATACCATTCATTGTCTGCTTCAATCGGATTCTTTTGATGTGAAAGCAATAACAACGTCCATAAATAAGATGGCGGAAAAAGTTTCTGAATATGTTCCAGGGTACCGCCTGAAGACAGAGCCGATATTTGATGGGAAACAAATAACAGTCCTTCTGGAAGTGAAAGGGTTAGGGGATTTTCTTCCCGTATATGCAGGTAATTTGGATATAATGACGGCTTCAGCTGTAAAAGTAGGGGAAGAGATCGCTAAAAGCCAATTCGAACATTATGTTTGA
- a CDS encoding 2-keto-4-pentenoate hydratase, with translation MNVSLTEWSARFLIAEKTGIGITAPTSEIPDLDVEDAYQIQLETIRRKTQSGLEVSGKKIGLTSKAMQEVLGVNEPDYGHLLDGMKIENNGSVSSLRLIQPKVEAEVAFILKKDLHGPDITVADVIEATDYVVASIEVVDSRVMDWKIKLPDTVADNASSGLYILGDRKIHLSDIDLPSIRMSLYKNGEFMNQGTGEAVLGNPANCVAWLANKLYGFKGSLDAGEVILSGALSAAIEAKPGDRFSADFGEKLGKVSVNFE, from the coding sequence ATGAACGTTAGTTTAACAGAATGGTCTGCCAGGTTTTTGATAGCGGAAAAAACAGGAATTGGGATTACGGCCCCCACCAGTGAAATTCCGGATTTGGACGTGGAGGATGCCTACCAAATTCAGCTTGAAACCATTCGAAGGAAAACCCAGTCCGGTCTGGAAGTATCAGGTAAGAAAATAGGCTTGACTTCAAAGGCTATGCAGGAAGTTCTGGGAGTGAATGAACCAGATTACGGACATTTACTTGATGGGATGAAAATAGAAAATAATGGCAGTGTTTCGAGTCTGCGGTTGATCCAACCGAAAGTGGAGGCAGAAGTAGCTTTTATTTTAAAGAAAGATCTACATGGTCCCGATATTACGGTTGCTGATGTAATCGAAGCCACTGATTATGTGGTTGCTTCGATCGAAGTGGTTGATAGCCGGGTGATGGATTGGAAGATTAAACTTCCGGACACTGTGGCGGATAATGCATCATCGGGTCTATATATTCTGGGAGATCGCAAAATTCACTTGAGTGATATCGACCTCCCTTCCATTCGAATGAGCCTATATAAAAATGGCGAATTCATGAACCAAGGAACAGGTGAAGCAGTACTTGGAAATCCAGCAAATTGCGTGGCCTGGCTAGCAAATAAACTGTATGGGTTTAAAGGTTCATTGGATGCGGGCGAAGTAATTTTGTCCGGTGCGTTATCCGCAGCAATCGAAGCGAAACCAGGTGACCGTTTTTCTGCTGACTTTGGAGAAAAGCTTGGAAAGGTCTCGGTTAATTTTGAGTGA
- a CDS encoding aldehyde dehydrogenase, whose protein sequence is MQAAKDSINTTKSIDCRHFINGEFLNPNQSKTFDNINPATEEILGWVAEGGKEEVNQAVSAARHALKGPWKSFTDNERSAVLRRIGDLILEKKEELTILETLDTGKPYSLALEMDIKRSAHNFHFFADYITTLGNESFNQNNIALHYSIRRPVGVVGMINPWNLPLLLLTWKLAPCLAAGNTAVMKPAELTPMTATKLMEICKEAGVPDGVVNLVHGYGGNSAGAALSEHPDVDAITFTGETRTGTAIMKAAAPTLKKISFELGGKNPNIVFADSNLDEVIETTLKSSFMNQGEVCLCGSRIYVQQELYDEFLEKMVARTKKLKVGDPFDSETEVGAVIGKEHYKKVMSYIDLAKEEGAKILTGGRRAGQFDKGFFIEPTIIAGVTRESRCVREEIFGPVVTVMPFETEEEVLEHANDTHYGLGATIWTNDLRRAHRVASKIEAGIIWVNTWYLRDLRTPFGGMKHSGIGREGGSHSFEFYSELSNVTIKL, encoded by the coding sequence ATGCAAGCAGCAAAAGATAGTATAAATACAACTAAATCAATAGATTGCCGGCACTTTATTAACGGGGAATTCCTGAATCCAAATCAATCCAAGACTTTTGATAATATCAATCCCGCAACGGAAGAAATACTTGGATGGGTTGCGGAAGGAGGAAAAGAGGAGGTGAATCAGGCTGTTTCTGCAGCAAGACATGCCCTTAAAGGTCCTTGGAAATCTTTTACCGATAATGAACGCTCTGCGGTTCTAAGACGAATCGGAGATCTCATTTTGGAAAAGAAAGAAGAACTGACAATTTTGGAAACCCTTGATACAGGGAAACCATATAGCCTTGCACTGGAAATGGACATCAAGCGTTCAGCTCACAATTTCCACTTTTTTGCGGACTATATCACTACACTCGGTAATGAATCATTCAACCAGAACAACATTGCACTTCATTATTCGATTAGGCGGCCCGTAGGGGTGGTAGGGATGATTAATCCTTGGAATTTACCTCTGCTATTGTTGACATGGAAATTGGCACCATGCCTGGCAGCTGGCAATACAGCGGTTATGAAACCAGCTGAACTGACACCGATGACAGCGACAAAGTTAATGGAGATTTGTAAGGAAGCGGGAGTTCCTGATGGAGTCGTCAACCTTGTGCATGGATATGGTGGAAATTCAGCTGGAGCTGCTCTAAGTGAACATCCTGACGTCGATGCGATAACATTCACTGGGGAAACAAGAACGGGAACAGCGATTATGAAAGCTGCCGCCCCCACGTTGAAAAAAATCTCTTTTGAACTGGGCGGGAAAAATCCGAATATTGTGTTTGCAGACTCGAATCTTGATGAAGTAATCGAAACGACATTGAAATCAAGCTTCATGAACCAAGGTGAAGTTTGTTTATGTGGATCACGAATCTATGTTCAGCAAGAATTGTATGACGAATTCCTTGAAAAGATGGTCGCGCGAACAAAAAAATTAAAAGTCGGGGATCCGTTTGATTCCGAAACGGAAGTAGGAGCTGTAATAGGAAAAGAACATTATAAAAAAGTGATGAGTTACATTGACCTGGCGAAAGAAGAAGGAGCGAAAATATTAACTGGAGGAAGAAGAGCCGGACAGTTTGACAAAGGTTTTTTCATTGAGCCGACAATTATTGCCGGAGTTACGCGTGAATCCCGTTGTGTACGGGAAGAAATTTTTGGTCCTGTGGTAACGGTCATGCCTTTCGAAACGGAAGAAGAAGTACTGGAGCACGCTAATGATACTCATTACGGACTGGGGGCAACGATTTGGACCAATGATTTAAGGAGAGCGCATCGTGTCGCTTCTAAAATAGAGGCGGGCATTATCTGGGTGAATACTTGGTATTTGCGTGATTTGCGCACACCTTTTGGTGGTATGAAGCACAGTGGCATCGGCCGTGAAGGCGGGTCTCATAGTTTCGAATTTTACAGTGAACTGTCTAACGTCACGATTAAATTATAA
- a CDS encoding RidA family protein encodes MEKQIKAPEQVLEELGIMLEPPREAVGNYVSHVRVGNLIFTSGQGVDEYHGKVGKELTEEEGYQAARQSMINLLRVLKDELGELSRVKKVIKILGMVNSAENFTGQPKVLNGASDLLVAVFGERGRHARSAVGMAQLPNNTAIEIEMIVEIQD; translated from the coding sequence ATGGAAAAACAGATTAAAGCGCCAGAACAAGTCCTTGAAGAGCTTGGAATCATGCTTGAGCCGCCAAGGGAAGCGGTCGGCAACTACGTTAGCCACGTTCGGGTGGGGAATTTGATCTTCACATCCGGACAAGGTGTTGATGAATATCACGGCAAGGTTGGCAAAGAGCTGACGGAAGAGGAAGGGTATCAGGCAGCGAGGCAGTCAATGATTAATCTTCTGAGGGTGCTGAAGGATGAGCTTGGAGAGCTATCCAGAGTGAAGAAGGTAATCAAAATTCTCGGAATGGTTAATTCAGCCGAAAATTTCACAGGTCAGCCCAAAGTATTGAATGGCGCATCAGACCTGCTTGTGGCCGTATTTGGAGAGAGGGGTAGACATGCTCGGTCAGCAGTGGGAATGGCCCAGCTTCCAAATAACACTGCAATTGAAATTGAAATGATTGTGGAAATACAAGATTGA
- a CDS encoding amidohydrolase family protein — protein sequence MEMRIDFHTHILPLDLPDLTGKFGQGRWPVLEQKCSCGADIMVSGKLFRKVTDQVWDPEKRIQDMDAEGVDMQVLSPVPVTFSYWAPIDQALYMSQFQNDFIAETVNRHPDRFIGLGTVPLQDLKVAIGEMERCKFELGLAGIEIGTNVNGENLDSPVLLEFFQMAEKWKVPLFIHPWETMAKDRTERHNLMYTVAMPSETALAAASIAWSGVMEKFPDLKICFAHGGGSLPYILPRIDQGWEVWPDLRKTSMPPSHYAQKFYFDSLNYDTRNIQYLIDRFGYKKVLMGSDYPFLLREKPPGQVINDTLNLSDEVKANLLGGNALRFLNLESRGEKHGKTD from the coding sequence CTGGAAATGCGAATAGATTTTCATACACATATTCTTCCGTTGGACCTGCCAGACTTAACCGGTAAATTTGGTCAGGGACGCTGGCCAGTCCTAGAGCAGAAATGTTCTTGCGGGGCGGATATCATGGTAAGCGGAAAGCTGTTCAGGAAAGTGACTGACCAGGTATGGGACCCTGAAAAACGCATTCAGGATATGGATGCGGAAGGAGTCGATATGCAGGTGCTCTCACCGGTGCCAGTGACATTTTCATACTGGGCGCCAATTGACCAGGCGCTATACATGTCCCAGTTCCAGAATGATTTCATTGCTGAGACTGTGAACAGGCATCCTGACAGGTTCATCGGTCTCGGTACTGTACCGCTTCAGGATTTGAAAGTGGCAATTGGGGAAATGGAACGCTGTAAATTTGAGCTGGGCCTGGCGGGGATCGAAATTGGTACTAACGTAAATGGAGAAAATCTGGATTCACCCGTATTATTGGAGTTCTTCCAGATGGCCGAAAAATGGAAAGTCCCTCTGTTTATTCATCCATGGGAAACAATGGCAAAAGACCGAACGGAAAGGCATAACCTCATGTATACAGTGGCGATGCCGAGTGAAACGGCATTGGCGGCAGCAAGCATTGCATGGAGTGGCGTCATGGAAAAGTTCCCGGATCTGAAAATCTGTTTTGCACATGGCGGGGGCTCACTTCCATATATTTTACCTCGGATCGATCAGGGATGGGAAGTATGGCCTGATTTAAGAAAAACATCAATGCCACCAAGCCATTATGCACAAAAGTTTTATTTTGATTCCCTGAACTATGATACCCGGAATATTCAGTATCTGATTGACCGTTTTGGATATAAGAAAGTGCTGATGGGTTCCGACTATCCATTTTTATTGAGAGAAAAGCCTCCAGGTCAAGTAATTAATGACACTCTGAATCTATCAGATGAAGTGAAAGCGAATCTTTTAGGGGGAAATGCATTGAGGTTTTTAAATTTGGAATCACGAGGGGAGAAGCATGGAAAAACAGATTAA
- a CDS encoding 3-hydroxyanthranilate 3,4-dioxygenase: MKGYAQSSKLQARSLNLIKVIEDNKNLLKPPVNNKVLWEDSEFIVMLLGGPNYRRDFHVDPSDELFYQIKGSCYVECINQNGEREVVEVKEGEMFMLPAGVPHSPHRVSDTYGIVIERKRAKDELEDFVWFCGNCNHEMHKVTIQLTNIEVQVKEAIEAFNGSKELRTCHVCGHVMSENVEAWKCE; this comes from the coding sequence ATGAAAGGATATGCTCAATCTTCAAAATTACAGGCTAGATCATTAAATCTAATAAAAGTTATTGAAGACAATAAAAATTTATTGAAACCGCCGGTTAATAACAAAGTGCTTTGGGAAGATTCCGAATTCATTGTCATGCTTCTGGGTGGTCCAAATTATCGGCGGGATTTTCATGTAGACCCTTCTGACGAGTTGTTTTATCAGATAAAAGGCTCCTGCTATGTAGAATGCATCAATCAAAACGGTGAGCGTGAAGTAGTGGAGGTAAAGGAGGGGGAAATGTTTATGCTGCCAGCTGGTGTACCTCATTCTCCTCATCGTGTATCTGATACTTACGGCATTGTCATAGAGCGCAAGCGTGCTAAAGATGAACTTGAAGATTTTGTTTGGTTCTGTGGGAATTGTAATCATGAGATGCACAAAGTTACGATCCAATTGACGAATATTGAGGTCCAGGTGAAAGAAGCCATTGAAGCCTTCAATGGAAGTAAGGAACTTCGCACTTGCCATGTATGCGGTCATGTCATGTCAGAAAACGTTGAGGCCTGGAAATGCGAATAG
- a CDS encoding IclR family transcriptional regulator, translating into MISSVEKLIKILDLFTNEEPSLGNKEIAEKLNMSPSSSHHLVKTMCKEGMLIQGKDRKYRLGWKLLEWSSKVMYQQDIHYEAGPIISNLVLQFRGNSHIGMFHEGEVRFVMKMSSPHAEHMTTYIGARKPAHCTSSGKVLLAFNPSFIQPTLAKGLLKHSTNTITCINQLNEELKDIRKQGFAISDDENDFGLYGVAAPIKSYNGQVIAALNLVGDRHYMIGKEKTRIIQSVIRSAQMISKQVGYMSLM; encoded by the coding sequence ATGATTTCTTCCGTTGAGAAGCTAATAAAGATACTTGATTTATTCACTAATGAAGAACCCTCACTTGGAAATAAGGAAATAGCTGAAAAATTGAATATGAGTCCAAGCTCATCTCATCATCTAGTGAAAACGATGTGCAAGGAAGGGATGCTGATCCAAGGAAAAGATCGAAAATACCGGCTTGGGTGGAAGTTACTTGAGTGGAGCAGTAAAGTCATGTATCAGCAGGATATTCATTATGAGGCAGGTCCAATTATCAGTAATCTTGTCCTGCAATTTAGGGGAAATTCTCACATCGGTATGTTTCACGAAGGCGAAGTCAGGTTTGTGATGAAAATGTCGTCCCCTCATGCCGAGCATATGACCACATATATAGGCGCAAGAAAACCAGCTCATTGTACGAGCAGCGGGAAAGTATTACTTGCCTTTAACCCATCCTTTATTCAGCCTACGCTTGCAAAAGGGCTATTGAAGCACTCAACTAACACGATTACTTGCATTAACCAATTGAATGAAGAATTAAAGGACATCCGCAAACAAGGATTTGCGATTAGTGATGACGAAAATGATTTTGGGTTATATGGCGTTGCAGCACCCATTAAATCCTATAATGGCCAAGTTATTGCAGCACTTAACCTTGTCGGGGATCGACATTATATGATTGGGAAAGAAAAAACGAGAATTATTCAGTCTGTGATACGATCGGCACAAATGATTTCAAAACAGGTTGGTTATATGTCGTTAATGTAA
- a CDS encoding 4-hydroxyphenylacetate 3-hydroxylase family protein: MGIKTGEEYINRIKSRKPEVWLGGRVVEDIYNEPTFKQPIQEIAKLYDIQHDPEYQDEITHICKETGERVNNAFLFPKTSEDLQKRSKLFEVYARMTYGLMGRTPDFLNVVVTSMAHNSWFLDKYNTDWSKNIQDYYTYIRDNDLFLTHAIINPQNDRSKQSHEQKETYTHLGTVEEKEEGILVRGAKMLATLAPITDEVIIYSFPGFTPGDERHAVAFALPIDTPGLRIICREPMQDGTRSMFDHPLASRYEEMDALLVFNDVLVPWNRVFLYNNVEAANRLYPMTGIAEQPAHQSGVRGYIKLAFAVEVACKVADSIGVDGFLHVQRDLGELVQSVEVIRSLLRVAEYEYTINDYGEARPNPDALETIRGFLPEMYPRAIEVIQTIGAGGLLMSPTGADFDNPELRSDIDKYYGGRSGVSAEERVRVFKLAWDLCGEAFGQRLLQYERYYTGDPVRKRAIFYNKYKKNKNFSMVDEVLNKPMKVAIDAVNQ, from the coding sequence ATGGGCATTAAAACCGGCGAAGAATATATTAATAGAATTAAATCCAGAAAGCCAGAAGTCTGGCTTGGTGGAAGAGTGGTTGAGGATATTTATAATGAGCCAACTTTTAAACAGCCGATACAAGAAATTGCGAAGTTGTATGACATTCAACATGACCCGGAATATCAAGATGAAATCACCCACATTTGCAAAGAAACAGGTGAACGTGTTAACAATGCTTTCTTATTCCCGAAGACATCGGAGGATCTGCAAAAAAGAAGTAAATTATTTGAAGTGTATGCAAGGATGACATATGGACTAATGGGGAGAACGCCGGACTTTTTAAATGTCGTGGTCACTTCCATGGCACATAATTCCTGGTTTCTTGATAAATACAACACAGACTGGTCTAAGAACATCCAGGATTATTATACCTATATTCGTGACAATGATTTATTCTTAACGCATGCGATCATTAATCCTCAAAATGATCGAAGCAAGCAATCTCATGAACAAAAAGAAACATATACCCACTTAGGGACCGTTGAGGAAAAAGAAGAAGGAATACTGGTACGCGGTGCAAAAATGTTAGCAACCCTTGCACCCATTACAGATGAGGTGATTATCTATTCTTTCCCAGGATTCACACCAGGGGATGAACGTCACGCGGTAGCATTTGCACTGCCGATCGATACGCCTGGACTGCGAATAATCTGCCGGGAACCAATGCAGGACGGAACACGCTCGATGTTTGACCATCCACTGGCTTCCCGCTATGAGGAAATGGATGCCCTGCTTGTATTTAATGATGTACTGGTTCCTTGGAATCGCGTCTTCCTATACAACAATGTTGAGGCGGCAAACCGTTTGTATCCAATGACGGGGATCGCTGAACAGCCTGCTCACCAATCAGGAGTGCGTGGATATATTAAACTGGCATTTGCCGTTGAAGTTGCTTGTAAAGTGGCAGACTCGATCGGAGTTGATGGATTCCTGCATGTACAGCGTGATTTGGGTGAACTTGTTCAATCCGTCGAAGTAATCCGTTCACTGCTTCGGGTAGCAGAATATGAGTATACGATTAATGACTACGGTGAGGCCCGGCCAAATCCGGATGCATTGGAAACGATTCGCGGTTTCCTTCCAGAGATGTATCCCCGTGCCATAGAGGTTATACAGACCATTGGAGCTGGCGGGCTGTTGATGTCTCCGACAGGGGCCGACTTTGATAATCCGGAATTACGCAGTGATATCGATAAATATTATGGAGGCCGAAGCGGAGTTTCAGCGGAAGAGCGGGTAAGGGTGTTTAAACTTGCTTGGGATTTATGCGGGGAAGCATTTGGGCAGCGCCTCCTTCAATACGAGCGTTATTACACGGGTGATCCAGTTCGGAAAAGAGCTATTTTTTATAATAAATATAAGAAAAACAAGAACTTTAGTATGGTCGATGAAGTGCTTAACAAACCGATGAAAGTAGCCATCGATGCGGTTAACCAGTAA
- a CDS encoding flavin reductase family protein has translation MNGRELRNCFGKFPTGVTIVSWFDGKVQKGITVNSFTSVSLDPPLALVSIHKEAKACTSMKDKSFTINILSDEQESIAWKFAGSKQETLEIDWDNKGISPKINGSVAWMECKPWKEYDAGDHVLFIGEIQELHFEDLEALTFYQGKMGSAKQLVN, from the coding sequence ATGAATGGGCGCGAGTTGAGAAATTGCTTTGGTAAATTCCCAACCGGAGTTACGATTGTGAGCTGGTTTGATGGGAAAGTTCAAAAGGGCATTACTGTGAATTCATTTACCTCGGTTTCCTTGGATCCCCCGCTTGCTTTAGTATCAATTCATAAAGAAGCAAAAGCCTGCACTAGCATGAAAGATAAATCTTTTACCATTAATATTTTGTCGGATGAACAAGAATCCATTGCATGGAAATTTGCTGGAAGTAAACAGGAAACACTTGAGATTGACTGGGATAACAAGGGGATTTCGCCAAAAATAAATGGAAGTGTTGCCTGGATGGAATGCAAACCATGGAAAGAGTATGATGCTGGTGATCATGTATTGTTCATCGGTGAGATCCAGGAGTTACATTTTGAAGATTTGGAAGCGCTTACTTTTTATCAAGGGAAAATGGGGTCTGCTAAACAACTTGTAAATTAA
- a CDS encoding serine/threonine protein kinase, with product MRSFRKIYQFFADIPLKKGVVLNYRYEVKAVIGTGSYGIIYLCNDLKMNENIVIKQLRKSKRRSKKELKQFENEISILQKLNHKNIPKFHEKFSQDGNVYFVMDFIEGDNLEDHIFLNHITFNEKESLLFLDELVGLVSYLHDHDIFHQDLRIPNILLKNHQPILIDFGLSKMIDSADLAKDSIMQMKRQDFYDLGEMLLYVLYTTYASKNKKALPWTEELSLEKETVHILKRLLTIQEPYSDIKEISMDLQAALKSMKRN from the coding sequence TTGCGTTCATTTAGAAAGATCTACCAATTTTTTGCGGATATTCCTTTAAAAAAAGGAGTGGTTTTGAATTACCGCTACGAGGTAAAAGCTGTAATCGGAACAGGAAGCTACGGTATCATTTATCTTTGCAATGATTTGAAAATGAATGAAAATATAGTGATCAAGCAGCTACGGAAAAGTAAACGCCGCAGCAAAAAAGAGCTGAAACAGTTTGAAAATGAAATCTCCATATTGCAAAAGTTAAACCACAAAAACATCCCCAAATTTCACGAGAAATTTTCACAAGACGGAAATGTTTATTTTGTGATGGATTTCATTGAAGGAGATAATTTAGAAGACCATATTTTCTTGAATCATATAACGTTCAATGAGAAAGAGTCTCTATTATTTCTTGATGAGTTGGTCGGATTAGTATCTTATCTACATGACCATGACATTTTCCATCAAGATTTACGTATACCAAATATTTTACTTAAGAACCATCAGCCCATTTTGATAGACTTTGGTTTGTCTAAAATGATCGATTCAGCCGATCTCGCAAAAGATTCCATTATGCAGATGAAAAGGCAGGATTTTTACGACTTGGGTGAAATGCTCTTATATGTACTTTATACGACGTACGCTTCCAAAAATAAAAAGGCTCTTCCTTGGACAGAAGAGCTTTCGTTAGAAAAAGAAACCGTGCATATACTGAAAAGGTTATTAACCATCCAAGAACCCTATTCAGATATCAAAGAAATTTCAATGGACCTGCAGGCTGCATTGAAGTCAATGAAACGGAATTAG
- a CDS encoding HU family DNA-binding protein, translated as MNKTELVSSVAAQAELTKDDAKKVVDALFETITATLAKEEKIQLVGFGTFEVRDRAARTGRNPQTGEEIQIAASKVPAFKAGKELKEAVK; from the coding sequence ATGAATAAAACAGAATTAGTGAGCAGTGTTGCAGCACAAGCTGAACTGACAAAAGACGACGCAAAAAAAGTAGTGGACGCATTGTTTGAAACAATCACGGCTACACTTGCTAAAGAAGAAAAAATCCAATTAGTTGGTTTTGGTACATTTGAAGTGCGTGACCGAGCTGCTCGTACAGGAAGAAACCCGCAAACTGGCGAAGAAATACAAATTGCAGCTAGTAAAGTACCCGCTTTTAAAGCAGGTAAGGAATTAAAAGAAGCTGTAAAATAA